In the Athene noctua chromosome 21, bAthNoc1.hap1.1, whole genome shotgun sequence genome, one interval contains:
- the RTKN2 gene encoding rhotekin-2 encodes MTASKIQLAARKPKSYRNIQPSRKQFIEAPGINVLLMASHSHMALVLFGAVEQLKEDCRILKNLEQKMSKLSGTELPSLIILPFNLARASVSIQECDIQEKMNFEIRMREGICKLLAVSTQKDQLLRAVKNLMVCNARILAYRTELQNQKEEPMSCRTEKWSSENGTKDRVACKAKVAISDIRIPLMWKGSDHFSNKEKSQRYAVFCLFRMGAEVFDTEVAIVDKAITDICFENVTVFDEARPDFQVKVEVYSCCTEESLYVTNTPKKLAKKLKTSLSKATGKKLKAALEEDSTESLLPADPVIHGAKYSLLAYTTLGLESAEDNFRTHNLTITGNEESSFWLPLYGNMCCRLVAQPSCMARDMMAGFLNQQQMIGSLTSWRRLYCVLRGGKLFCYYSPEEIEAKLEPTLTVSIHKETRIRAVDKDSKRRTNNFSVINPVSGEAVTQLFATDSRDELHKWMEAFWQHFYDLSQWKHCCEEFMKIEIMSPRKPPLFLTKEATSVYHDMSIDSPVKHEGLADIIQRKIEESDGEFLLGQHKDSASSLWASLFDGSHEMVVQKNMNLSPKRDTISPNESRGKKRRAPPPPSDKPPYSAKAQVNTEQSGKENWEKSDRTSASSFSFDSKLPTKMQQLTPIAAPRKIGPCRKSSLAGHGNLISLVSKTESETKPVPTPRQKCITEMLDPRSWLQP; translated from the exons ATGACTGCCAGTAAAATTCAGTTGGCGGCACGTAAACCA AAATCCTACAGGAATATACAACCATCAAGGAAACAGTTCATTGAAGCACCTGGTATCAATGTTTTGTTGATGGCATCGCACAGCCACATGGCTTTGGTACTATTTGGAGCAGTAGAGCAGTTGAAGGAGGACTGCAGAATATTAAAAAACCTTGAGCAGAAGATGAGCAAGCTCTCAGg AACTGAGTTACCTAGCCTAATAATTTTGCCTTTTAACTTAGCCCGGGCTTCAGTAAGCATTCAG GAATGTGACATCCAAGAGAAGATGAACTTTGAAATCCGCATGAGAGAAGGCATCTGTAAGCTACTTGCAGTGAGCACACAGAAAGACCAACTCTTGCGAGCAGTTAAAAACCTGATGGTTTGCAATGCTCGTATACTTGCGTACAGGACAGAGCTACAGAACCAAAAAGAAGAGCCGATGTCGTGCAGAACTGAGAAATG GTCTTCAGAAAATGGGACAAAAGACCGGGTGGCATGCAAAGCAAAGGTTGCTATATCAG ataTTCGTATACCATTAATGTGGAAAGGCTCTGATCACTTCAGCAATAAAGAAA AATCACAGCGCTAtgcagttttttgtttgttcagaaTGGGAGCTGAGGTTTTTGATACAGAGGTGGCTATTGTGGATAAAGCAATAACAGAtatctgttttgaaaatgtaaccGTATT TGATGAAGCAAGACCAGATTTCCAGGTGAAGGTTGAAGTGTATAGTTGCTGTACAGAGGAGTCTTTATATGTAACAAACACTCCTAAGAAACTAGCAAAGAAGCTTAAAACATCCCTCAGCAAAGCTACAGGGAAGAAACTCAAAGCTGCACTGGAAGAAGACAGCACTGAATCCCTTTTGCCCGCTGACCCAGTCATCCA TGGAGCAAAGTACAGTTTACTAGCATATACCACTTTGGGGCTGGAGAGTGCTGAGGACAATTTCAGGACCCACAACCTTACCATTACAGGAAATG AGGAATCCTCTTTTTGGCTCCCCCTGTATGGAAACATGTGTTGCCGTTTAGTTGCTCAGCCTTCCTGCATGGCTAGGGATATGATGGCAGGATTTCTTAATCAGCAG CAAATGATAGGAAGCCTAACTAGCTGGAGGAGGCTGTATTGTGTACTAAGAGGTGGCAAGCTCTTTTGTTATTACTCACCAGAAGAAATTGAGGCAAAACTGGAGCCAACATTGACAGTTTCCATCCACAAG GAAACCAGAATTCGAGCAGTGGATAAGGACTCCAAGAGAAGAACTAATAACTTCTCTGTTATCAACCCCGTATCTGGAGAGGCTGTGACACAACTTTTTGCTACCGACAGTAGGGATGAACTTCATAAGTGGATGGAGGCTTTCTGGCAGCACTTTTATGATCTGA gCCAGTGGAAACATTGCTGTGAAGAATTTATGAAAATTGAGATTATGTCACCACGGAAACCACCTTTGTTCTTGACAAAAGAAGCGACCTCCGTCTACCATGATATGA GCATTGATTCTCCAGTGAAACATGAGGGCTTAGCGGATATCATACAAAGAAAAATCGAAGAGAGTGATGGTGAGTTCCTTCTTGGCCAGCACAAAGATTCTGCTTCTTCCCTATGGGCTTCACTCTTTGATGGATCTCATGAGATGGTTGTGCAGAAAAACATGAATCTGAGCCCAAAAAGAGATACTATAAGTCCTAATGagagcagaggaaagaaaagaagagctCCACCTCCACCCTCCGATAAGCCACCGTACAGTGCAAAAGCGCAGGTGAACACGGAGCAATCGGGCAAAGAAAACTGGGAGAAGTCTGACCGTACATCTGCTAGTAGTTTTTCCTTTGATTCAAAGTTACCTACAAAAATGCAGCAGCTGACACCCATTGCTGCTCCTCGCAAAATTGGTCCCTGTAGAAAAAGCAGTTTAGCTGGCCACGGGAATCTCATTTCATTGGTTAGCAAGACTGAGTCTGAAACCAAACCTGTACCAACCCCTAGACAGAAGTGCATCACAGAAATGCTAGACCCTAGATCATGGTTGCAGCCATAG